A single window of Corythoichthys intestinalis isolate RoL2023-P3 chromosome 21, ASM3026506v1, whole genome shotgun sequence DNA harbors:
- the LOC130909479 gene encoding microtubule-associated protein tau-like codes for MDNDAAEKKSRAPAVKTSAGGQPDAASGQSSPGTPKSPSGQTPPTKAAGDAHKVKKVAVVRSSPKSPGSLKTRPPGSLAAAPPMPDLKTVKSKIGSTKNLKHQPGGGNVQILDQKVDYSNVQSKCGSKANIKHVPGGGNVQILDKKLDLTSVQSRCGSKDNIKHTPGGGKVQIVHKKVDVSSVASKCGSKDNIHHKPGGGNVEIKNEKLEFKVQSKVGSLCNINHVPGGGQKKIESHKLNFRESAKARTDHGAEIVSLEDSPTGQLSAVSSSGSLNMADPPQLSTLADRVSASLAQQGL; via the exons ATGGACAACGACGCCGCGGAGAAG AAGTCGCGAGCTCCCGCCGTCAAAACCTCAGCCGGAGGTCAGCCGG ACGCCGCCAGCGGGCAGAGCAGCCCCGGGACGCCCAAGTCGCCTTCCGGCCAGACGCCCCCCACCAAAGCGGCGGGCGACGCCCACAAGGTGAAGAAGGTGGCGGTGGTGCGGAGTTCCCCCAAGTCGCCCGGCTCCCTCAAGACGCGACCTCCGGGCTCCCTGGCCGCCGCCCCGCCCATGCCCGACCTCAAGACGGTCAAGTCCAAGATCGGATCCACCAAAAACCTCAAACACCAGCCGGGCGGCGGGAAC GTGCAGATCCTGGACCAGAAGGTGGACTATAGCAACGTGCAGTCCAAATGCGGCTCCAAGGCCAACATCAAGCACGTGCCCGGCGGCGGCAAC GTTCAAATCCTGGACAAGAAGCTGGACCTGACGAGCGTCCAATCGCGCTGCGGCTCCAAAGACAACATCAAGCACACGCCGGGAGGCGGCAAG GTCCAAATCGTCCACAAAAAGGTGGACGTGAGCAGCGTGGCGTCCAAGTGCGGCTCTAAAGACAACATCCATCACAAGCCAG GCGGAGGCAACGTGGAGATTAAAAACGAGAAGCTGGAGTTCAAAGTTCAGTCCAAGGTGGGCTCCCTTTGCAACATCAATCACGTCCCGGGAGGAGGACAGAAAAAG ATCGAAAGCCACAAGCTGAACTTCCGCGAGAGCGCCAAGGCGCGCACGGACCACGGCGCGGAGATCGTCTCGCTGGAGGACTCGCCCACCGGGCAGCTCAGCGCCGTCTCGTCGTCCGGCAGCCTCAACATGGCCGACCCGCCGCAGCTGTCCACGCTGGCCGACCGGGTCAGCGCCTCGCTGGCCCAGCAGGGGCTGTGA